A stretch of the Ornithodoros turicata isolate Travis chromosome 4, ASM3712646v1, whole genome shotgun sequence genome encodes the following:
- the LOC135391992 gene encoding transcription factor MafB-like, whose protein sequence is MVKQDTLYGEDLPDPRPMRHLLPPALLLSHLLDPYLGCPELCPDYRQDIPPRLLPIEEEQPQDLSLRVTNAVRRPPESAKSSNQLLAASDVWHAENGSREDKVALACMRSLGLTDEELQRLPVRVLNGMVGALGLGTSALWGLRRRRRSLKNRGYAAASRDRRQLQIFALEKRKMTLASSNTELRRKVDSLALEVEELSKKHRDLLKWAEDREMKLPEELR, encoded by the exons atggtcaaacaag ATACCTTATACGGGGAAGACCTGCCGGATCCTCGTCCCATGCGGCATCTTTTGCCTCCGGCCTTGCTACTCAGCCACCTTCTCGACCCTTACCTGGGGTGCCCTGAACTCTGCCCTGACTACCGCCAGGACATCCCTCCCAGGCTACTTCCCATTGAAGAGGAACAGCCTCAGGACCTGTCCCTCAGAGTCACGAACGCTGTGCGCCGTCCACCAGAAAGTGCGAAGAGTTCGAATCAGCTGCTGGCAGCGTCGGACGTGTGGCACGCCGAGAACGGTTCTCGGGAGGACAAGGTTGCCCTGGCGTGCATGCGCAGCTTGGGCCTAACGGACGAGGAGCTCCAGCGACTGCCCGTCCGCGTTCTCAACGGTATGGTAGGCGCTTTGGGACTGGGCACCAGTGCCCTGTGGGGGCTCaggcggaggaggaggagcctgAAGAACAGGGGCTACGCAGCTGCCTCTCGAGATCGCCGCCAGTTGCAAATATTTGCCCTGGAGAAGCGTAAGATGACACTGGCGTCTAGCAACACTGAGCTCCGCCGCAAGGTTGATTCGTTAGCGCTGGAAGTGGAGGAACTGAGCAAGAAACACCGGGATCTGCTCAAGTGGGCAGAAGATCGCGAGATGAAGCTTCCAGAAGAACTGCGTTAA
- the LOC135393518 gene encoding uncharacterized protein LOC135393518, whose translation MLSWMINRKRQLDMQEQVLRRDQEVNALEYEMKRRALQRDMHDQRRLAATRGTVFCIVGCGLGLAGLGVALTCTGILRFPGPRGAPWLVTGPTCIVMGILVLLLSVETILKCRRAQRLQQSDSKETLLERAIFFHKPKVKPGQQDTDIDAKAVCDSPRKPLVLDPQKLVEPLEVAA comes from the coding sequence ATGTTGTCGTGGATGATCAACCGGAAGCGGCAGCTCGACATGCAGGAACAAGTTCTGCGTCGGGACCAAGAGGTGAACGCCCTGGAGTACGAGATGAAACGACGCGCACTCCAGCGGGACATGCACGACCAGCGACGTCTGGCAGCCACGCGAGGGACTGTCTTCTGCATCGTGGGCTGCGGCCTAGGCCTCGCGGGTCTCGGCGTAGCCCTCACGTGTACGGGCATTCTACGGTTCCCGGGACCCCGTGGGGCTCCGTGGCTGGTGACTGGGCCAACTTGCATCGTCATGGGCATCCTGGTCCTTCTGCTCTCTGTCGAAACGATACTGAAATGTCGCCGAGCGCAGCGTTTGCAACAGTCGGATTCCAAAGAAACTTTATTGGAGAGAGCCATATTTTTCCACAAACCTAAAGTGAAGCCGGGCCAGCAGGATACGGACATCGACGCCAAAGCTGTCTGTGACAGTCCCAGGAAGCCTTTAGTGTTGGATCCTCAGAAACTTGTGGAACCTCTGGAGGTAGCAGCTTGA